The following nucleotide sequence is from Longimicrobiales bacterium.
GCAACAACGTGTGGCACTCGGCCGCGCGATGGTGCGCGAGCCCCAGGTGTTTCTGTTGGACGAGCCGCTGTCCAACCTCGATGCGCGGCTTCGGGCCCACATGCGTGCGGAGCTCATCGAAGTGCACCGACGCATCGGGCGCACGATGATCTACGTCACGCACGACCAGCTCGAAGCGATGACGATGTCCACGCGGATTGCCGTCATGAACGCTGGCGTGCTTCAGCAATTCGCCACGCCCGCCGACATCTTCCACCGCCCGGCCAACGTATTCGTCGCCGGGTTCATCGGTTCCCCGGCCATGTCTTTGGTCGACGGTGAGTTGACGGGTCCGGGCTCGGATGGATCTGATGGGGACGGGCGGTTCCGGGTTCACTGCGGCGCTCTGGACGTGGCGCTTCCGGCCGGTCTGCTCAATCGGTCGGCTGCACCGGGCCCGATCTCGCTTGGTATCCGCCCAGAGGATATTCTCCTGGGGAGTGGAGACCACACGGCGGCAGTGGGGCTCGTGGAGCGGACGGGCCATGAGAGCATCGTCCGGCTGGATGCCCAGGGCACGCCGTTGATCATGCGCGCACCTGGAGATACGCCGATCGAAGCAGGTGAGACGGTCCGTTTTTCGCTCAGGGGCGAACGGCTCCACGTCTTCGATTCTGCCA
It contains:
- a CDS encoding ABC transporter ATP-binding protein, with translation MAEVVFEKVRKTFGSTIAVNELDLTIEEGEFVSLLGPSGCGKTTTLRMLAGLEEPSGGTIRIGDRVVNSVPPAQRDIAMVFQSYALYPHMTVGKNIAYPLKKRGIREPERSERVMATARLLELETLLDRKPAQLSGGQQQRVALGRAMVREPQVFLLDEPLSNLDARLRAHMRAELIEVHRRIGRTMIYVTHDQLEAMTMSTRIAVMNAGVLQQFATPADIFHRPANVFVAGFIGSPAMSLVDGELTGPGSDGSDGDGRFRVHCGALDVALPAGLLNRSAAPGPISLGIRPEDILLGSGDHTAAVGLVERTGHESIVRLDAQGTPLIMRAPGDTPIEAGETVRFSLRGERLHVFDSATGRRLNADTENS